The following are from one region of the Amycolatopsis sp. QT-25 genome:
- a CDS encoding DUF58 domain-containing protein — MEAGLRTLELDVRRRLDGLLQGNHLGLVPGPGSEPGEARPYQPGDDVRRMDWAVTARTTSPHIRETVADRELETWLVADVSASLDFGTALCEKRDLVVCATAAVAHLTGGGGNRIGALVSNGAGSITRIPARGGLPHARGLVRKIAETPRAEEGVRGDLAAALEKLRRPPRRRGLAVVISDFLGDLEWQRPLRALGGHHDLIAIEVLDPRDLDLPDVGTVVLADPETGKQREVHASALLRKEFGAAAHAHRQEVAAALRRAGAAHLVLRTDSDWIADMVRFVVARKRRWSGGVA, encoded by the coding sequence ATGGAGGCGGGCCTGCGCACGCTCGAACTCGACGTGCGCCGCCGTCTCGACGGTCTGCTGCAGGGCAATCACCTCGGCCTGGTGCCGGGGCCCGGTTCGGAACCGGGAGAGGCCCGGCCGTACCAGCCCGGTGACGACGTCCGCCGGATGGACTGGGCGGTCACCGCGCGGACGACGAGCCCGCACATCCGGGAGACCGTCGCCGACCGCGAGCTGGAGACATGGCTGGTGGCGGACGTGTCCGCGAGCCTCGACTTCGGCACGGCGCTGTGCGAGAAACGCGACCTGGTCGTCTGCGCGACGGCCGCCGTCGCCCACCTGACCGGCGGTGGCGGCAACCGCATCGGCGCGCTCGTCTCCAACGGGGCCGGCAGCATCACGCGCATCCCGGCGCGCGGCGGGCTCCCGCACGCGCGGGGACTGGTCCGCAAGATCGCCGAGACCCCGCGAGCCGAAGAAGGTGTCCGCGGAGATCTAGCCGCGGCACTGGAGAAACTGCGCCGCCCGCCCCGCCGTCGCGGGCTGGCTGTCGTGATCTCCGACTTCCTCGGTGACCTGGAATGGCAGCGCCCGTTGCGCGCGCTCGGCGGGCACCACGACCTCATCGCCATCGAAGTCCTCGACCCGCGCGACCTCGACCTGCCCGACGTGGGCACCGTCGTGCTGGCCGACCCGGAGACAGGGAAACAGCGCGAAGTGCACGCTTCGGCCTTGCTGCGCAAGGAATTCGGCGCCGCGGCGCATGCTCACCGGCAGGAGGTCGCGGCCGCGTTGCGCCGGGCCGGTGCCGCGCATCTGGTGCTGCGCACCGATTCGGACTGGATCGCGGACATGGTCCGGTTCGTGGTGGCCCGCAAGCGCCGCTGGTCCGGTGGTGTCGCGTGA
- a CDS encoding NlpC/P60 family protein — protein MRGEAGFGTRARRGMTIGVLAAALLLGVTGTGLAVPPPPPNPSDSQIDSSKAEANAKAGDVGRLTNQLAQAESKLAQLNDAVELKMEEANKARVDAESAQDEAAQADREAQSARTESDAAQATIDKARADLDSFAAASFQQGSTVGSVSAYLTANSPKELLGRAQMLDAVGGSRLNALDTMKRAQTDKSNKDATARKKLEIAQERKRAADAAEREADNARSAAQHAQDTQATQNQKLEADKASVEKQLFEAQQKVSGLQGQRQRYEDWKAQKAREDEERARQAALAASRPGPSEGGDGRPTARPVQSAPAGASVEAVIRRALSQLGVVYAWGGGNTGGPTRGIRDGGTADRYGDYNKIGFDCSGLMIYAFAGVRSLPHYSGYQYNTGRKVPLSQMRRGDLLFWGGSARGIHHVAMYLGNGQMVEAPQSGLRVRVAPVRYGGIMPYAIRLIG, from the coding sequence GTGCGTGGTGAAGCCGGGTTCGGGACGCGTGCCCGCCGTGGCATGACCATCGGCGTGCTCGCCGCCGCCCTGTTGCTGGGGGTGACGGGCACGGGGCTCGCGGTTCCCCCGCCCCCGCCGAACCCCAGCGACTCCCAGATCGACTCCAGCAAGGCCGAGGCCAACGCCAAGGCCGGTGACGTCGGCAGGCTCACGAACCAGCTGGCCCAGGCCGAGTCCAAGCTCGCCCAGCTCAACGACGCCGTCGAGCTGAAGATGGAAGAGGCCAACAAGGCGAGGGTCGACGCGGAGAGCGCGCAGGACGAAGCCGCCCAGGCCGATCGTGAGGCACAGTCCGCGCGCACCGAATCCGACGCCGCGCAGGCGACCATCGACAAGGCCCGCGCCGACCTCGACAGTTTCGCCGCAGCCAGCTTCCAGCAGGGCAGCACGGTCGGCTCGGTGTCGGCGTACCTGACCGCCAACAGCCCGAAGGAACTCCTCGGCCGCGCCCAGATGCTCGACGCGGTCGGCGGCAGCAGGCTCAACGCGCTCGACACGATGAAGCGCGCGCAGACGGACAAGTCCAACAAGGACGCGACCGCCCGCAAGAAGCTGGAGATCGCGCAGGAGCGCAAGCGCGCGGCCGACGCGGCCGAACGCGAGGCCGACAACGCGCGGAGCGCCGCGCAGCACGCGCAGGACACCCAAGCCACACAGAACCAGAAGCTCGAAGCCGACAAGGCGAGCGTCGAGAAGCAGCTCTTCGAAGCGCAGCAGAAGGTCAGCGGCCTGCAGGGGCAGCGGCAGCGTTACGAGGACTGGAAGGCGCAGAAGGCCCGCGAAGACGAGGAACGCGCCCGTCAGGCAGCGCTCGCCGCGTCGAGGCCTGGCCCCAGCGAGGGCGGGGACGGCCGTCCGACGGCCAGGCCCGTCCAGTCGGCGCCCGCCGGGGCGAGCGTCGAAGCCGTCATCCGGCGGGCACTGTCGCAGCTCGGCGTGGTCTACGCCTGGGGCGGTGGCAACACCGGCGGTCCGACGCGTGGTATCCGCGACGGTGGCACGGCCGACCGTTACGGCGACTACAACAAGATCGGCTTCGACTGCTCGGGCCTGATGATCTACGCCTTCGCCGGAGTGCGGTCGCTCCCGCACTACAGCGGCTACCAGTACAACACCGGGCGGAAGGTGCCGCTCTCGCAGATGCGCCGCGGCGACCTGCTCTTCTGGGGCGGCAGCGCGCGAGGCATCCACCACGTCGCGATGTACCTCGGGAACGGGCAGATGGTCGAGGCACCGCAGTCGGGCCTGCGGGTCCGCGTCGCGCCGGTGCGCTACGGCGGCATCATGCCGTACGCGATCCGCTTGATCGGCTGA
- a CDS encoding NTP transferase domain-containing protein, translating to MSHAGIVLAGGAARRLSGVDKPALPVGGKPLLARALAALEDADPVIVVGPERPGFGDVVWTREASPGTGPVAALAAGLALVRTEIVVVLAGDLAGVRKSTVDRLVASLGGASGAVLLDGSGERQWLLGAWRAEALRAVLPETVENASLRRTLGGLNIVEVPEEPGESDDIDTPEDLDRFS from the coding sequence GTGTCTCACGCGGGGATCGTGCTGGCGGGCGGCGCCGCGCGCCGTCTGTCCGGGGTGGACAAACCCGCGCTTCCCGTCGGGGGGAAACCGTTGCTGGCCAGGGCGCTGGCCGCGCTCGAGGACGCGGATCCGGTGATCGTCGTCGGCCCCGAACGGCCGGGTTTCGGCGACGTCGTCTGGACTCGGGAAGCTTCGCCCGGCACCGGACCGGTGGCCGCGCTGGCCGCGGGACTCGCGTTGGTGCGCACGGAGATCGTCGTGGTGCTCGCCGGTGACCTCGCGGGTGTCCGGAAGTCCACTGTGGATCGACTGGTGGCCTCGCTCGGTGGCGCCTCGGGCGCGGTTCTTCTCGACGGTTCGGGGGAACGTCAGTGGCTGCTCGGCGCCTGGCGTGCGGAGGCGCTGCGCGCGGTGTTGCCGGAGACGGTGGAGAACGCCTCGCTGCGCCGGACGTTGGGTGGGCTGAACATCGTCGAGGTGCCCGAGGAGCCGGGCGAGAGCGACGACATCGACACCCCGGAGGATCTGGACCGGTTCTCTTAG
- a CDS encoding tRNA (cytidine(34)-2'-O)-methyltransferase produces the protein MFRILFYRPEIPPNTGNAIRLTANTGCELHLVEPLGFTLEDKQLRRAGLDYHDLARVHVHADLDAAWAALLPARVHAFSASATRLHTDVAYAPGDVLMFGPESAGLPAEVQESAQVTDRVRLPMLPTSRSLNLSNTAAIAVYEAWRQNGFATP, from the coding sequence GTGTTCCGCATCCTGTTCTACCGCCCGGAAATCCCGCCCAACACGGGTAACGCGATCCGCTTGACCGCGAACACCGGCTGCGAACTCCACCTGGTCGAGCCGCTCGGCTTCACCCTGGAGGACAAGCAGTTGCGCCGCGCCGGGCTCGACTACCACGACCTCGCGCGCGTCCACGTCCACGCGGATCTCGACGCCGCGTGGGCCGCGCTGCTTCCCGCCCGGGTCCACGCGTTCAGCGCCTCGGCGACCCGGCTGCACACCGACGTCGCGTACGCGCCCGGAGACGTGCTGATGTTCGGGCCGGAGTCGGCGGGGCTGCCCGCGGAGGTGCAGGAGTCCGCCCAGGTGACCGACCGGGTGCGGCTGCCGATGCTGCCGACGAGCCGGTCGCTGAACCTGTCGAACACCGCGGCGATCGCCGTCTACGAAGCTTGGCGGCAGAACGGCTTCGCGACTCCCTGA
- a CDS encoding TAXI family TRAP transporter solute-binding subunit: MTVTRRTAILAGLATLGGCSTTGYRGPAREVVISAGESGGFYLAFAELLAQQLNRAEPRLHATAVATEASVENLRRLRDGRADLGLVLGDVAEAAFTGSEPFSVPIGFSAIGRVYENYHQLVVRADGRVRSLADLAGRPVAMGASGSGVAVFSARLFARAQVPVRAKNLLLGAAINALAAHEVDALLWSGGIPTPALTELNRTTAITLLPLDAQLPALRAGYGPVYDQVHVPAQAYQGVGELRTIGVANLLLAAPSLPDDVAAAVTRVLAGHAADLVPAPAVGTQFLDVRTLIGTGKVPLHPGAASAYRALHG, encoded by the coding sequence ATGACCGTCACCCGGCGTACGGCGATCCTCGCCGGCCTGGCAACCCTCGGGGGCTGTTCCACGACGGGCTACCGGGGGCCGGCGCGGGAGGTCGTCATTTCGGCCGGTGAGAGCGGCGGTTTCTATCTCGCCTTCGCCGAACTGCTGGCCCAGCAGCTGAACCGCGCGGAGCCCCGGCTGCACGCGACCGCCGTCGCCACCGAGGCCAGTGTCGAGAACCTGCGACGGCTGCGGGACGGCCGGGCCGATCTCGGGCTTGTCCTCGGCGACGTGGCCGAGGCCGCCTTCACCGGCTCGGAACCGTTCTCCGTCCCGATCGGTTTTTCGGCCATCGGCCGCGTCTACGAGAACTACCACCAGCTCGTGGTCCGCGCGGACGGCCGCGTGCGCTCGCTCGCCGATCTGGCCGGACGGCCGGTGGCGATGGGCGCGAGCGGTTCCGGCGTGGCGGTGTTCAGCGCGCGGCTGTTCGCCCGCGCCCAAGTGCCGGTGCGGGCGAAGAACCTGCTGCTGGGTGCAGCGATCAACGCGTTGGCGGCGCACGAGGTCGACGCGCTGCTCTGGTCCGGCGGGATCCCGACGCCCGCGCTCACCGAACTGAACCGGACCACCGCGATCACCCTGCTCCCCCTCGACGCCCAGTTGCCGGCACTGCGGGCGGGCTACGGGCCGGTGTACGACCAGGTCCACGTCCCGGCACAGGCATACCAGGGCGTCGGCGAACTTCGGACGATCGGCGTGGCGAACCTGTTGCTGGCCGCGCCTTCGCTGCCCGACGACGTCGCGGCCGCCGTCACACGCGTGCTGGCCGGGCATGCCGCCGACCTCGTCCCGGCCCCCGCCGTCGGGACCCAGTTCCTCGACGTCCGGACCCTGATCGGCACCGGCAAGGTCCCGCTGCACCCTGGGGCCGCGTCGGCCTATCGTGCCCTGCACGGGTGA
- a CDS encoding VWA domain-containing protein, whose translation MSLTGFASPWWFLLLLAVAAVAVGYVLSQRARRKRTMRFANLELLEKVAPKSQGWVRHVPAMLIVLALLVLTVALAGPTAEQKVPRNRATVVLVIDTSLSMEATDVAPTRLKAAQESARSFAQNMTPGVNLGLISFAGTATVLVAPTTDRGGVVKAIDNLKLAQSTATGEGIFAALQSIESFSAIVGGAKGPPPARIVLMSDGKQTVPDDLYAPRGGYTAAQAAKQAQVPISSISFGTTHGSVDIDGKPQDVKVDDESLEEIARLSGGDFYKAASADELKRVYDDLGEQIGYELKDADASRPWVILGTLVLMIGAAASLFLGQRLP comes from the coding sequence GTGAGCCTGACCGGATTCGCGTCGCCGTGGTGGTTCCTGCTCCTGCTGGCGGTCGCCGCGGTGGCCGTCGGCTACGTGCTCTCCCAGCGCGCGCGGCGCAAGCGCACCATGCGGTTCGCCAACTTGGAACTGCTGGAGAAGGTCGCGCCGAAGAGCCAGGGATGGGTGCGGCACGTTCCCGCCATGCTGATCGTGCTTGCGCTGCTGGTGCTCACCGTCGCCCTCGCCGGGCCGACGGCCGAGCAGAAGGTGCCCCGCAACCGGGCGACCGTGGTGCTGGTGATCGACACCTCGCTGTCGATGGAAGCGACCGACGTCGCCCCGACCCGGCTGAAGGCGGCCCAAGAGTCGGCGCGTTCGTTCGCGCAGAACATGACTCCCGGGGTGAACCTCGGGCTGATCTCCTTTGCCGGGACGGCGACCGTGCTGGTCGCGCCGACCACCGACCGCGGTGGCGTGGTGAAGGCGATCGACAACCTCAAGCTGGCGCAGTCGACGGCCACCGGTGAGGGGATCTTCGCCGCGTTGCAGTCGATCGAGAGCTTTTCGGCGATCGTCGGCGGCGCGAAAGGCCCGCCGCCCGCCCGCATCGTCCTGATGAGTGACGGCAAGCAGACGGTCCCGGACGATCTGTACGCCCCGCGAGGCGGCTACACGGCCGCGCAGGCGGCGAAGCAGGCCCAGGTGCCGATCTCGTCGATCTCGTTCGGGACCACGCACGGTTCGGTCGACATCGACGGCAAGCCGCAGGACGTGAAGGTCGATGACGAATCGCTGGAGGAGATCGCCCGGCTTTCGGGTGGCGATTTCTACAAGGCGGCGAGCGCGGACGAACTGAAGCGGGTGTACGACGACCTCGGCGAGCAGATCGGGTACGAGCTGAAGGACGCCGACGCGAGCCGTCCTTGGGTGATTCTGGGGACGCTGGTCTTGATGATCGGGGCCGCGGCTTCGCTCTTCCTGGGGCAGCGACTGCCCTGA
- a CDS encoding thioesterase family protein → MPEPRKPIVEMPLRVRYHECDAQGIVFNANYLAYIDMAMFEVERVLFGSHQAALDHGVDVVVAESNLRYRAPCRYDDELVVAVYLDHLGTTSLIIDFEITRGGDLCTEVKTRYVFVDSKTLKKAAPPASVREVYAALLPAQAD, encoded by the coding sequence GTGCCAGAGCCACGGAAACCGATCGTCGAAATGCCGCTGCGCGTGCGCTACCACGAATGCGACGCGCAGGGCATCGTGTTCAACGCGAACTACCTCGCCTACATCGACATGGCCATGTTCGAGGTGGAGAGAGTCCTCTTCGGCTCCCACCAAGCGGCCTTGGACCACGGCGTCGACGTCGTGGTCGCCGAATCGAACCTCCGTTACCGCGCGCCCTGCCGCTACGACGACGAACTGGTCGTGGCCGTGTACCTGGACCACCTCGGCACGACGTCGCTGATCATCGACTTCGAGATCACCCGCGGCGGCGACCTGTGCACGGAAGTGAAGACACGCTATGTCTTCGTCGATTCGAAGACGCTGAAGAAGGCGGCGCCACCCGCGTCGGTACGCGAGGTGTACGCCGCCCTCCTTCCCGCTCAGGCGGACTGA
- a CDS encoding lipase — protein MSSRHTRVARGSALIAGLALAGGLATAAPAVAADQAKLTAPALTGHYDIGTTDLHLVDGSRPDPWKPERRRELMVTVTYPADRFADGPRAPWLTPGMSGVIDQALSGEDYLGLPAGSIDWASAKRRAELGVPAAHGAPKPVALFSPGFGGPRETYSAIVDDLASRGYVVVSLSHTYESAAVEFPGGRLEPALPPGEGPEFMKKALDARVGDFRFVLDQLAKIARGENPDAEKRQLPRGLGWSLDLSRVGAYGHSYGGFTSGETMVHDRRIDAGINLDGAMATAFGYPPGSAYVPGEVTKRGLDRPFLLMGAEGVDENGKALEHTHKQPDFDRSWADFWANQRGWKRDLLLRGGSTHMAYSDLQVVVPQLGSRVAPEKREAVIGTIDPRRSLAAQREYIGAFFDLHLKGRDRHLFHGESPRHPNIDFID, from the coding sequence GTGTCATCGAGACACACCAGGGTGGCGCGGGGTTCGGCGCTGATCGCGGGCCTCGCGCTCGCGGGCGGGCTCGCCACGGCGGCCCCCGCCGTCGCGGCCGATCAGGCCAAGCTCACCGCACCGGCCCTCACCGGCCACTACGACATCGGCACCACCGACCTCCACCTCGTCGACGGCTCCCGGCCCGATCCGTGGAAACCGGAACGGCGCCGGGAACTCATGGTCACCGTCACCTATCCGGCGGACCGGTTCGCCGACGGGCCGCGCGCGCCGTGGCTCACGCCGGGGATGAGCGGCGTCATCGACCAGGCGCTGTCCGGCGAGGACTACCTCGGCCTCCCGGCCGGCTCCATCGACTGGGCGTCGGCGAAGCGGCGGGCCGAGCTCGGCGTTCCCGCGGCGCACGGCGCGCCCAAGCCGGTCGCGCTCTTCTCCCCCGGTTTCGGCGGCCCTCGGGAGACGTACTCGGCGATCGTCGACGATCTGGCGAGTCGCGGCTACGTGGTCGTCTCGCTCTCGCACACCTACGAGAGCGCGGCGGTCGAATTCCCCGGCGGGCGGCTCGAACCGGCCCTTCCACCGGGTGAGGGGCCCGAATTCATGAAGAAAGCGCTCGACGCACGGGTCGGTGACTTCCGATTCGTTCTGGACCAGCTCGCGAAGATCGCCCGTGGCGAGAATCCCGACGCGGAGAAGCGGCAGCTCCCCCGCGGCCTCGGCTGGTCGCTCGACCTGTCCCGGGTCGGCGCCTACGGGCATTCCTACGGCGGGTTCACCTCCGGCGAGACGATGGTGCACGACCGCCGGATCGACGCCGGGATCAACCTGGACGGCGCGATGGCGACCGCGTTCGGCTACCCACCGGGCAGTGCCTACGTGCCCGGCGAGGTCACGAAACGCGGTCTGGACCGGCCGTTCCTGCTGATGGGCGCCGAGGGCGTCGACGAGAACGGAAAGGCGTTGGAGCACACGCACAAGCAGCCCGATTTCGACCGCAGCTGGGCGGACTTCTGGGCCAACCAGCGAGGCTGGAAGCGGGATCTGCTGTTGCGCGGCGGTAGCACGCACATGGCCTACAGCGATCTTCAGGTCGTCGTGCCGCAACTCGGCTCGCGCGTGGCGCCGGAGAAGCGTGAGGCGGTCATCGGCACCATCGATCCCCGCCGCTCGCTGGCGGCGCAACGGGAGTACATCGGCGCGTTCTTCGATCTGCACCTGAAGGGCCGCGACCGGCACCTGTTCCACGGTGAATCGCCGCGCCATCCGAACATCGACTTCATCGACTGA
- a CDS encoding MoxR family ATPase, translating into MTEPGYADGAQQQPGTPARDAQLLERTVFEVKRIIVGQDRLVERMLVGLLARGHLLLEGVPGVAKTLAVETFARVVGGSFSRVQFTPDLVPADILGTRIYRQGAERFDVELGPVVANFVLADEINRAPAKVQSAMLEVMAERHVSIGGQTFPMPDPFLVLATQNPIENEGVYPLPEAQRDRFLFKIVVEYPTAEEEREIIYRMGVTPPTPQEVLSPAELVRLQNVASQVFVHHALVDYVVRLVLTTRTPNDHGLADVAGWVSYGASPRASLGIIAASRALALVRGRDYVLPQDVVDVVPDVLRHRLVLSYDALADGVPIDHIITRVLQTVPLPQVSARPQGGAGQGGPVPAGAPVR; encoded by the coding sequence GTGACCGAGCCCGGCTACGCCGACGGCGCGCAGCAGCAGCCCGGAACGCCGGCGCGGGACGCCCAGTTGCTGGAGCGGACCGTGTTCGAGGTCAAGCGGATCATCGTCGGCCAGGACAGGCTGGTCGAACGGATGCTGGTCGGCCTGCTGGCCAGGGGGCACCTCCTGCTCGAAGGCGTCCCCGGTGTCGCGAAGACCCTCGCCGTCGAAACCTTCGCGCGAGTGGTCGGCGGCTCGTTCTCGCGCGTGCAGTTCACCCCGGACCTGGTCCCCGCCGACATCCTCGGTACCCGGATCTATAGGCAGGGCGCCGAGCGGTTCGACGTCGAACTCGGCCCGGTGGTGGCGAACTTCGTACTCGCCGACGAGATCAACCGCGCGCCGGCGAAGGTGCAGTCGGCGATGCTCGAGGTGATGGCCGAGCGGCACGTGTCGATCGGCGGCCAGACCTTCCCGATGCCCGACCCGTTCCTCGTGCTCGCCACGCAGAACCCGATCGAGAACGAGGGCGTGTACCCGCTGCCCGAGGCGCAGCGCGACCGCTTCCTGTTCAAGATCGTCGTCGAGTACCCGACCGCCGAGGAAGAGCGCGAGATCATCTACCGGATGGGCGTCACCCCGCCCACCCCGCAGGAGGTGCTGAGCCCGGCCGAGCTGGTCCGGCTGCAGAACGTCGCTTCGCAGGTCTTCGTGCACCACGCGCTGGTCGACTACGTCGTCCGTCTCGTCCTCACCACCCGGACGCCGAACGACCACGGCCTCGCCGACGTCGCGGGCTGGGTGTCCTACGGTGCCTCGCCCCGTGCCAGCCTCGGCATCATCGCCGCCTCGCGAGCGCTGGCGCTGGTCCGCGGCCGCGACTACGTGTTGCCGCAAGACGTCGTCGACGTCGTTCCCGACGTGCTGCGCCACCGGCTCGTGCTGTCCTACGACGCGCTGGCCGACGGCGTCCCCATCGACCACATCATCACGCGGGTGCTGCAGACCGTGCCGTTGCCGCAGGTTTCGGCCCGTCCGCAGGGCGGCGCCGGGCAGGGTGGCCCGGTTCCGGCCGGCGCACCCGTCAGGTAA
- a CDS encoding alkaline phosphatase D family protein, which yields MPSLPHPLSRRRFLGYGSAGAAAVLLGTGAWNAAGAMPLARGAGNPFTLGVASGDPLPGGVVLWTRLAPKPYEADGFGGMPRTPVRVEYEVSLDERFRAVLRRGSVVATPELGHSVHPEIHGLAPDHEYFYRFRTGGEVSPVGRTRTAPVAWSSPRELNFAFASCQNWEAGHFTAYEHMAAEDLDLVVHLGDYLYESGVTGVGRGTPVGSQFKGETFDLARYRLQYALYKSEAPLMAAHAAFPWIHVNDDHEVENNWAGDISQIDKEPDQDRAVFRRRRAEAFQAMYEHLPYRIAQLPKGPDARLHRRLSYGTLADFTMLDTRQYRDDQPCGDGQSANCTERFDQERTLLGSEQRKWLLDGFSRSRARWQILGNQAPMGQTDTDAGEATNVHLDPWDGYVADRDRVLAAAQDRGVRNLVVITGDRHQNYAWDLKRDFADPGSPTVASEFVGTSITSGGNGADMTPAGENLLKANPHMKFFNNQRGYVRVNVDRRRWRSDFRVVPFVNTPGAPVSTRASYVVEDRRPGVQSA from the coding sequence ATGCCTTCGCTCCCACACCCCCTGTCGCGGCGTCGCTTCCTCGGTTATGGCTCCGCCGGTGCGGCCGCCGTCCTGCTGGGAACCGGTGCCTGGAACGCCGCCGGCGCGATGCCGCTCGCTCGCGGTGCCGGAAACCCCTTCACCCTCGGTGTCGCGTCGGGTGACCCGTTGCCCGGCGGTGTCGTGCTCTGGACGCGGCTCGCGCCGAAGCCCTACGAAGCCGACGGCTTCGGCGGTATGCCGCGGACGCCGGTCCGCGTCGAGTACGAGGTGTCGCTCGACGAGCGCTTCCGCGCCGTGCTCCGCCGCGGATCCGTGGTCGCCACGCCCGAACTCGGCCACTCCGTGCACCCGGAGATCCACGGCCTGGCACCGGACCACGAGTACTTCTACCGCTTCCGCACCGGGGGAGAGGTCTCGCCGGTCGGCCGCACCCGGACCGCGCCCGTCGCGTGGTCGTCGCCACGCGAGCTGAACTTCGCGTTCGCGTCCTGCCAGAACTGGGAGGCCGGGCACTTCACCGCGTACGAGCACATGGCGGCCGAGGATCTCGACCTGGTCGTGCACCTGGGCGACTACCTGTACGAAAGCGGCGTCACGGGCGTCGGCCGCGGCACCCCGGTGGGATCGCAGTTCAAGGGCGAGACCTTCGACCTGGCCCGCTACCGGCTCCAGTACGCGCTCTACAAGTCCGAAGCGCCGCTGATGGCCGCGCACGCCGCCTTCCCGTGGATCCACGTCAACGACGACCACGAGGTGGAGAACAACTGGGCGGGTGACATCTCGCAGATCGACAAGGAACCGGACCAGGACCGCGCGGTGTTCCGCCGGCGGCGCGCCGAGGCGTTCCAGGCGATGTACGAGCACCTGCCGTACCGCATCGCCCAGCTGCCGAAGGGGCCGGACGCACGGCTTCACCGGCGGTTGAGCTACGGCACGCTGGCCGACTTCACCATGCTGGACACCCGCCAGTACCGCGACGACCAGCCGTGCGGCGACGGCCAGTCGGCGAACTGCACCGAGCGGTTCGACCAGGAGCGCACGTTGCTCGGCTCGGAACAGCGGAAATGGCTGCTCGACGGCTTCTCCCGATCGCGCGCGCGGTGGCAGATCCTCGGCAACCAGGCACCGATGGGGCAGACCGACACCGACGCGGGCGAGGCCACGAACGTCCACCTCGACCCGTGGGACGGCTACGTCGCCGACCGCGACCGCGTACTCGCCGCCGCGCAGGACCGCGGGGTGCGGAACCTGGTGGTCATCACCGGCGACCGGCACCAGAACTACGCCTGGGACCTCAAACGCGACTTCGCCGACCCGGGTTCGCCCACCGTCGCGAGCGAATTCGTCGGGACGTCGATCACCAGCGGCGGCAACGGCGCCGACATGACGCCCGCCGGTGAGAACCTGCTGAAGGCCAATCCGCACATGAAGTTCTTCAACAACCAGCGCGGGTACGTCCGGGTCAACGTCGACCGGCGGCGCTGGCGGAGCGACTTCCGGGTGGTGCCGTTCGTCAACACCCCCGGCGCGCCGGTCAGCACGCGGGCCAGCTACGTCGTGGAGGACCGGCGCCCCGGCGTTCAGTCCGCCTGA